The Thermofilaceae archaeon DNA window GAATAGGCTGACGAAGCCCAGGGAGTAGACGTTGCGCATGCCACCGCTAGAGTCGCTCTTGCTCACGAATAGCCCGAAAAACCCCCTTGTAAAAGTATTTTGCAAATCGACGGGGAGTAGTGGGTCAGCCGGATAACCGCATCGTCACAGCTCATCTCCCCAAGACCTCATCATCAGAGCCCCACCGCGCGCTTGGCTAAAGCCTTCAACCTACTCGCTGCGCTCGAGCACGAGGACCCAGTCCTCCTCCGGGCCGCTTGTCGGGGGCTTAAACTCCTCGAAACCCTCACCCTTAAACCTGCCAGCATCGTACCTAGCCCCAGACGAGGGGTCGTACCACCAGGCCTCCACCACGCCCCCTAGGGGTCCGAGATCCACGCTCACCGGTCTACCCGTTGGAGTGTACGCCATGGCAAAGCTCCCATCCACGGCGCGGCAAGCTGCAGTGTACTCGGGGCCGGATCCCGGGTCGCGCAGCAGGGATTGATCGGGCACCAGCAGCCCCAGCCTCCCCTCGAGCAGGTTCTTCAGGTGCTTCACCTGCCTTGCTCCCGGCATCTCCAGCGCGTCGATCCAGCGCAACCGTGGGTGGAAGTGGCGGGTCCAAGTGGAAGTGAGGGGGCGCTTCTCCGGCTCGTACACCATCCATACTTCGTTGCAGCCGTAGGTGAAGCCGCAGGCCCCGCTGAAGAAGGCCCAGTAGGCGGCTTCCCTCACGTCGTGCGCGCTAAACCTCCCTTTCGCAGGATCCCAGTTCACCGGGTGGTTCTCGTACCTAGCCTCCCCCTCAACTACGGGCTTAACGGGCTCCAGCCTGTAATCCCTCTGGATCATCAGGTAGTTCGGGAGATGCTTGGCGCTGTGGCCGGATTGGATCATGTTAAAGTCGAGC harbors:
- a CDS encoding glycoside hydrolase family 140 protein, whose protein sequence is MLKVFRREGHPLSGRYLVDDRGRPFIYLADTAWELIHRATKEEVSFYVKNRAEKGFTVVVSVVLAEFGGLTEPNAYGELPLVCNDPSRPNEAYFEVVDHFVLEAERHGLVAALLPTWGDKVNKKWGVGPEIFTPENAYEYGLFLGQRYRGRPVIWVLGGDRPIEEDRHLEVWRAMARGLKEGCRGEQLITYHPMGGHSSSDWLHREPWLDFNMIQSGHSAKHLPNYLMIQRDYRLEPVKPVVEGEARYENHPVNWDPAKGRFSAHDVREAAYWAFFSGACGFTYGCNEVWMVYEPEKRPLTSTWTRHFHPRLRWIDALEMPGARQVKHLKNLLEGRLGLLVPDQSLLRDPGSGPEYTAACRAVDGSFAMAYTPTGRPVSVDLGPLGGVVEAWWYDPSSGARYDAGRFKGEGFEEFKPPTSGPEEDWVLVLERSE